The sequence CAAAAAAGTCTGCAAGGAAGTGCATATTATGCCGCAAACGACCGTGGATGGCTAGAGGTGTTAGGAAGAGGTTAGGGTTTTTCAACGTTTTCGCCCTACACAGGAGTGGTGCGGAGTCTTGACCATGAAAACGTTGAAAACCCCTCTGGATGAGACCTGATCAGGCACAGATAGCAGTGTAGAATGATTACAGATCCAGCCGAACCTTAGCCCCGAAGTTCTTCTTCTCTTTACTGGGGAAGTACGAGAGGCAGGCTGCATCAAGCAAATCAGGACTCAGGGTGGGCGTCTCCATATTGTAACGGGCAATAGCGATTAATTGATCAAGAATATCGCGCGGCTGACACATCCGAAACGGCCGTTGATCAGGACGAAACCACTTCGCGATCAAGTAATCGATACTCCGATCGTCATAGGGTACCTTCCGTACCCGACACATAATTTTCCAAATCTCTCGCCATTGTTCTTCCGTCGGATCGATAATCTCAATCTTAAACTTGATCCGACGCAGGAGTGCATCATCACCCAAGTCTTTTGGATCAAGATTTGTACTAAACATGATGAGCTGATCGAACGGAATCTGTATCTTCTGTCCTGAAACAGTGTTAAGAAAGTCATAACGTTTTTCCAACGGCACAATCCAGCGATTGAGGAGATCGAAAACCCGCACTTGTTGCCGACCAAAGTCATCGATGAGGAAGATGCCACAGTTTGCTTTCATCTGAAACGGCGCTTCGTACACTTTTGAGGTCGGGTTATACACTAGATTGAGTTGTTCGAGGGTTAATTCACCACCGACAATCACCACCGGACGACTGATCCGAATCCAGCGATGGTCGTACTCGGTATCTTCTGGCAAAGGACGGCGCGGCGGCTCGTGGATGACCGAGTCGTACAACTTGATAATCGCACCATCGGCGTATACTGCATACGGGATAAAGATATCGTCACCCATCAGATAGGTAATCCGTTCGGCAATCGTGGTCTTGCCGTTGCCAGGATACCCAAACAGCATGACCGACGAACCAGAGTTTACCGCCGGCCCCACCATGTTCAAAATAGACTCATCGATCACCAACCCCTCGAACGCATCACGGATGTTGCGCCGGGTGACCTTCACATTCTTGACCGTCTGCGCCTTCACCGACTCGATCCAGTGTTCAAGCGGCACCGGACAAACACCTGTGTAGTGCACCTTTTCCATTGCCGCTTGCGCTGCGGTCTGACCACGCGGCGTCAAAACATATTCGTAATTGACGTCGCCAAAGCCACGTTGACCGACAATATCGATCTGTTCAACATTCCGCAAATCGATAATAATCTGCTCAATGATCCGGTAAAACAATCCCATGGCTGCGGCCAGCTCCATACCGGTAGCCCGTCCCTTATTGTAGAGAATGCGCAGAAACTGCTCGGTGAGAAAGGTGCGGTTCAGTCCGGTTTCCTCTAGGGTTGTCGGTTGTGCGGGTAAGAACGAATTGCTCAGTTGGGGACGAGCTTCATCATCGGTGGGTGGAGGATCACCAAGCATACGCAGCGTCGCTACATTTTCACCTCGTGCCCGTGCTTCACCGATCAAGCGTTCGAGATCGCTGACGTGCATCTGAAGATGGAGCAGGGCATCGATATCATTTTTGGCTTGTGCTTCTTTTAAGCAAGCATATACGGCACGAGCAACGGTGTATTTGACACCGTCAATATAAAGGTGATGACAATACTCCTGATTACGCACATAACAATCGCGTGGATGACTCTTGCGCGCCAGCATTTCATCATACGAACGTTGATCGAGTAGATAGCGCATATACACCTCATCGGTACATCCTATACAGAGTGGAAAAAACCGCTGCTTTCATGGGAACGGAGAGGCAACATTGCCAGAGAGGTTTACTAGCTTCTATTGTACCGTATTCGGCGAACCACCATACTACCACGGCAGTGTTTTGCAGCGAATGTACAGATCGTCATCAAAAACGGGCTTGACGAGTGCCACGGTTTCCGTTAGAATTAGAACAAAAGTTCTAATTTTAGAACTGTGCGATGCTGCTATCCGGTGGATAATTCCACCATTGCGTAAACAGGATGGCACCTGCCAGTTAAGGAGGGCTGGAATGGCCGTTACCAGTCGTGAAATCCCACCGGTGCGACAAGTTTACACCTTTGGTCGGTTGCTACGAGGCTTCATGCTCATCCTAGCCATCGTTGCACTGACGATGCTGATCAGTATCATCGCCGAATCTGGTCGTGTCTTCCTCGACGATTGGCGCTACGGACGACCACGAACAACCCATTTATCCGGCTACGCTGGCTTACCTGCCGAACGATCTGGTCAGCCGTCACGATTCATTGCGCTCAACCTTGACCGACAAGTTATCATCATCGTTATTCCTGGCGGTGATGTAAAACAACTACAAACCTGGCAGGGGCCATATCTGTTTGGGTTACACGAAGATCTGACACCTGTGGTATTATCGTTAAGAGATGAAGACCGGGATGGTCTGGCAGATCTGTTGGTGACCATTCACCAAGAACAACTGGTGTACCTGAACCGCGATGGCACGTTTCGATTACCGACACCAGAAGAATGGTATCGGCTAGCCCAGGAGCGGAGCAAGTGAGTACGTTCTCCAATCGCAAACAAAGAACAAGGCGGCTGGGGCAGCCCCTCTTCCCCATTGAAGATTCGGAGATCACGCACTTGCCGACACAGCCGCTCGCCGATCTTACTGCCGACCTTGACAGGGCCCTTACATCAGCGCAATCGGCGACACCTCGCGCAATGGAACCGCTTGGTCTGCAAATTCCGGCAGAGATTCAAGCAGCCTATGAGCGTACCCGTCAGTCGGTTCGTTCTCCTACACCTGCTTATCAGCCTCGCCAGCTTACCAATAGTCAAACAACCGATGCTGAACGTAGCACGTTAGCAACCGGTCGTCTGCCGCGAATATCTGAGCGCGAGCCGACAAGTGTACATCGAGCCGGTAGCGGAACCAACAGGTCGTATACGCCCCCTACCTTTGGCACGCGGAGGGCGACACCAGCGGGTATCCCGACAAACGTTGCCCCCTCGGATGGGGAAAGACCTACCTCGTCACGGCGACAATCTCCCACGCAAGACCCGGTGTCAACTGCCCTGGCAGTAGCTGAAAGACCTCGTGGCGAGCGGCCCAAGCCATTTATACCGGCACCAACGGCGCCTGCCGATGAATTGGTGTTGCCGTTATCAACATACTACCAGACAGAGTCGCTATCGGCGGCGAGGTTGTTTAATCAGCCAATCGTCATGCTGGTCATTGCGGTTGTCAGCATTGTCGTCATAGCACTATGGTTCATGATTACTTTTCCAGCACCGTTCCTGAGTCTCCAATATGCGGTTGGGAATGAGCTGACTATCGCGGGCAATATCGCATCGGCAACCAGACCGGTGCCAGCTCGCGGTGATTACCGATTACGTACTCCACCTAGTCTCTCACCTGACCAGATTGATCAGATTTTGCGTAGTTATGGATCGCCGGCAACCGGTACCGGTGAAATCTGGTATCGTCTCGGCGTCGAATACAACATTGACCCGGCCTATGCGCTGGCGTTTTTTATTCACGAAAGCGGTGCCGGTACCAATCCAAATTGGGCCGGTTTTAAACCTGATGGCCGTACAACGCATAATGTCGGTAATATTATCTGCGCCGGTTACCCAACATGCTATGGCCGCTTCCGTGATTACCCGGATTGGGCGACCGGGATTGCAGATTGGTATCGTTTAATAGATGTTGAGTATATTCGTGGTAGAGGTTTGCAGACGGTGACTGAGGTCATTCCAATCTATGCGCCATCTATTGAGAATGATGTTCAGGGCTATATCAACGTCGTTACCCGTCTAGTCGATCAATGGCGTGCAGGGAATATTCCTTAAATTAAGACTATCGACTGGATCATTATTACGATGTCGGTTGCGACATCACGCATCCGTTTAGAATAACGGTTTGTGAACGACACTTGCACTGTATCACACTTTACGCTGTGTCTTAATGACAAGACGAATGTGACCCCATACCGACCTGAGCAACCTGGGTATGCATGACTGAGTCCACTGCAAAAACTCACCACGGAGCACACAGAGTACACCGAGCGTGTAAGGTTTATGAATAATTAAGGATAATTTTTGGCCATTGGGCGCATGGAAGAAAAAATGTTCACAACCCTATGTTCAATGAAAGATAAAATTATCTTTAGTCTCTGTGATC comes from Chloroflexus sp. Y-396-1 and encodes:
- a CDS encoding glucosaminidase domain-containing protein; amino-acid sequence: MPTQPLADLTADLDRALTSAQSATPRAMEPLGLQIPAEIQAAYERTRQSVRSPTPAYQPRQLTNSQTTDAERSTLATGRLPRISEREPTSVHRAGSGTNRSYTPPTFGTRRATPAGIPTNVAPSDGERPTSSRRQSPTQDPVSTALAVAERPRGERPKPFIPAPTAPADELVLPLSTYYQTESLSAARLFNQPIVMLVIAVVSIVVIALWFMITFPAPFLSLQYAVGNELTIAGNIASATRPVPARGDYRLRTPPSLSPDQIDQILRSYGSPATGTGEIWYRLGVEYNIDPAYALAFFIHESGAGTNPNWAGFKPDGRTTHNVGNIICAGYPTCYGRFRDYPDWATGIADWYRLIDVEYIRGRGLQTVTEVIPIYAPSIENDVQGYINVVTRLVDQWRAGNIP